The following are encoded in a window of Cydia strobilella chromosome 1, ilCydStro3.1, whole genome shotgun sequence genomic DNA:
- the LOC134746198 gene encoding UDP-glycosyltransferase UGT5-like, which yields MRLTATLILLMAWCCAGYRILVVFPLPVGKSHSILGEGVVRHLLAAGHDVTYITGVPSKLSAPKLRQIDVSANKKTYKQEDYCDISKILSQEREILFDQTIARLQLMMNNYTATHEDVQKLMLDPKEEFDLVIIEWLFNEFLVGLSSVFDCPFIWLSSLEPHGLVLSLIDEWTDPSYMPDVFSKAVPPFTFAQRISELWTMARHKYIRWQLMSEEQVLFERAFGPAVAMRGRQLPLLEDVKYNASMILGNSHVAIGQSTKLPPSYVPIAGYHIQNKSLPEDLQKIMDDAKNGVIYFSMGSILEAKRMPETLKQGLLAILGSLRQTVIWKLEETLENVPENVHIVNFAPQQSILAHPNCVLFITHGGMLSTNEALHFGVPILGVPAFGDQFQNVNRAVQKGFASQVPLSYDLPRDLKVAVEEMIGNPKYREKVKELSLIYHDRRAPGSELVHWAEHVVRTRGAPHLRSPALLVPWYQKMYLDLFGLIFLLVSLSVFVIRRFVSKKIDVNKKNR from the exons ATGAGACTAACGGCGACTTTAATCCTGCTGATGGCCTGGTGCTGCGCCGGCTACAGGATCCTGGTGGTGTTCCCGCTGCCGGTGGGCAAGAGCCACAGCATCCTTGGGGAGGGAGTCGTGCGGCATCTCCTGGCCGCTGGACAcgat GTGACATACATCACGGGAGTCCCTTCGAAACTATCTGCTCCCAAGCTACGGCAGATTGACGTCTCAGCTAACAAGAAAACTTATAAACAAG AGGATTATTGTGACATTAGCAAGATCCTGAGTCAGGAGAGAGAAATCTTGTTCGACCAGACGATAGCCCGGCTGCAGCTAATGATGAACAACTATACCGCCACGCATGAAGACGTGCAGAAGTTGATGCTAGACCCGAAGGAAGAGTTTGACTTGGTCATCATTGAGTGGCTGTTCAATGAATTCTTGGTCGG TTTGTCTTCCGTGTTCGACTGCCCTTTCATCTGGCTGTCCTCGCTGGAGCCCCACGGGCTGGTGTTGTCTCTGATAGACGAGTGGACGGACCCGTCCTACATGCCGGATGTATTCTCCAAGGCCGTTCCGCCGTTCACGTTCGCACAGAGAATCAGTGAGCTGTGGACGATGGCTAGACACAAATATATCAGATG GCAGTTAATGTCCGAAGAACAAGTACTATTTGAGCGGGCGTTCGGCCCCGCGGTCGCCATGCGAGGCCGGCAGCTGCCTCTACTGGAGGACGTGAAATACAACGCATCCATGATACTGGGAAACTCGCATGTGGCTATCGGGCAATCCACCAAGCTACCGCCGAGCTATGTGCCTATAGCTGGATACCATATTCAGAATAAATCTTTACCTGAA GATTTGCAAAAGATCATGGATGACGCAAAAAATGGGGTAATTTATTTCAGTATGGGGTCCATCTTGGAAGCCAAACGCATGCCAGAGACCCTGAAGCAAGGACTCTTGGCCATATTAGGGAGCTTGAGACAAACTGTCATTTGGAAACTGGAAGAAACCTTGGAAAACGTGCCGGAGAATGTCCACATCGTCAACTTTGCTCCGCAGCAGAGCATCTTAG CTCACCCAAACTGCGTCCTGTTTATCACTCACGGCGGAATGCTATCCACCAACGAAGCCCTTCATTTCGGCGTTCCCATCCTCGGCGTGCCCGCCTTCGGAGACCAGTTTCAAAACGTAAATCGCGCCGTCCAGAAGGGTTTCGCATCACAAGTTCCACTGAGCTACGATCTTCCACGAGATTTGAAAGTGGCAGTTGAAGAGATGATTGGAAATCCCAA GTACCGCGAGAAAGTGAAAGAGTTATCCTTGATCTACCACGACCGGCGCGCTCCAGGCTCGGAGTTGGTCCACTGGGCGGAGCACGTGGTGCGCACGCGCGGCGCGCCGCATCTGCGCTCTCCTGCGCTCCTGGTGCCCTGGTACCAGAAGATGTACCTCGATCTGTTCGGTCTTATATTTTTACTAGTTTCATTGAGTGTTTTTGTTATAAGAAGGTTCGTGTCGAAGAAAATTGATGTGAATAAAAAGAATAGatag
- the LOC134748168 gene encoding uncharacterized protein LOC134748168, producing MKSFVVLFLVLSTVYARSLLSNQLAKNHHKCNETKSKRNLTEPPTHFMHILVSDGYGGHILKRCVNMWDEGCINGQLGGSGSDDYYLAGSFNPGKRCANMWDEGCINDQLGGSGRDDYYLGGSFNPGKRCVNMWDEGCINGQLGGSGGDDYYLNGAFTPGRM from the exons atgaaAAGTTTTGTGGTGCTTTTCCTTGTTCTTTCAACAGTTTACGCAAGATCTTTGCTAAGCAACCAGCTGGCCAAGAACCATCATAAATGTAA TGAAACTAAATCAAAGCGTAACCTAACTGAACCTCCTACTCATTTTATGCATATTCTTGTATCAGATGGATACGGCGGACACATACTGAAACGCTGCGTCAACATGTGGGATGAGGGTTGCATCAACGGGCAACTTGGCGGTTCAG GCAGCGACGATTACTACCTTGCAGGTAGCTTCAACCCCGGCAAGCGGTGCGCCAACATGTGGGACGAAGGCTGCATCAACGACCAGCTCGGCGGATCAG GCAGGGACGATTACTACCTTGGGGGAAGCTTCAACCCCGGCAAGCGGTGCGTCAACATGTGGGACGAAGGCTGTATCAATGGCCAGCTCGGCGGATCag GTGGCGATGATTATTACCTGAACGGTGCGTTCACTCCGGGACGCATGTGA